From Lolium perenne isolate Kyuss_39 chromosome 5, Kyuss_2.0, whole genome shotgun sequence, a single genomic window includes:
- the LOC127299423 gene encoding E3 ubiquitin-protein ligase WAV3, with protein sequence MKLKISCAVCHGDMGRGHATFTAECSHTFHLRCVNHRTACPLCHTSWRDVPGVTPTHALLFDDDEPLEMPPPHGNNQATTAAGGGVMVLKTHCQYPAVAKDATRDGFAVLVHAKAPALALEAAKAPRAPLDLVMVLDVSGSMMGPKIALLKQAMGFVIDKLGPDDRLSLVSFSSTARRLTRLARMSDAGRASSERAVKSLVATGGTNIKEGLREAAKVIAGRRSKNAVSAIILLSDGQDNSTLHYSAAGATDYNELLPSSLVRSGAGPSTPVHAFGFGKDHDSAAMHTIAEATGGTFSFIENEAVIQDSFAQCIGGLLSVAAQEARVSIECVCPGVRVRSVKSGRYKNHVDAEGRAASVDVGELYADEERRFLLLVDVPRVAQDVDVTTLLKVSCAYRDAATGQSVDVAGEDAVVKRPVEAAEVEPSMEVERERLRVEAAEDIAAARAAAERGEHAEASQILRHRGMALGATGDAMCAELAMELGELSERVGDPTRYHTSGGRASLLSGMSSHWQQRTTTSGNYGKGLGGGGYSTPAMRKMLGMSVKARQKQQHQQFFTSTTPPPPSLAMNLLRKCHRFLRLK encoded by the coding sequence ATGAAGTTGAAGATCTCTTGCGCCGTCTGCCATGGCGACATGGGCCGCGGCCACGCCACCTTCACGGCCGAGTGCTCCCACACCTTCCACCTCCGCTGCGTCAACCACCGGACCGCCTGCCCTCTCTGCCACACGTCCTGGCGCGACGTGCCGGGCGTCACGCCCACGCACGCGCTGCTCTTCGACGACGACGAACCGCTGGAGATGCCGCCGCCCCACGGCAACAACcaggcgacgacggcggctggCGGCGGGGTGATGGTCCTCAAGACGCACTGCCAGTACCCGGCCGTCGCGAAAGACGCCACCCGCGACGGCTTCGCGGTGCTCGTGCACGCCAAGGCTCCCGCGCTGGCTCTCGAGGCGGCCAAGGCCCCGCGCGCACCGCTGGACCTCGTCATGGTGCTGGACGTCAGCGGGAGCATGATGGGCCCCAAGATTGCTCTGCTGAAGCAGGCCATGGGGTTCGTCATCGACAAGCTGGGCCCCGACGATCGCCTCAGCCTCGTCTCCTTCTCCTCAACCGCCCGCCGCCTCACCCGGCTCGCGCGCATGTCCGACGCCGGGAGGGCATCGTCCGAGCGCGCCGTAAAGTCCCTCGTCGCCACCGGCGGGACCAACATCAAGGAGGGGCTCCGCGAAGCCGCCAAGGTGATCGCCGGTCGCCGGTCCAAGAACGCCGTCTCCGCCATCATCCTCCTGTCCGACGGCCAGGACAACAGCACCCTGCATTACAGTGCCGCAGGGGCAACCGACTACAACGAGCTCCTGCCGTCATCCTTGGTGCGCTCCGGCGCCGGCCCCTCGACGCCGGTCCACGCGTTCGGCTTCGGCAAGGACCACGACTCGGCGGCGATGCACACCATCGCGGAGGCCACCGGCGGCACTTTCTCCTTCATCGAGAACGAGGCCGTCATCCAGGACTCGTTCGCGCAGTGCATCGGCGGCCTCCTCTCGGTCGCCGCGCAGGAGGCGCGCGTCTCCATCGAGTGCGTCTGCCCGGGCGTCCGCGTCCGCTCGGTCAAGTCCGGACGCTACAAGAACCACGTCGATGCCGAGGGCCGCGCCGCCTCTGTTGACGTCGGCGAGCTGTACGCCGACGAGGAGAGACGCTTTCTGCTGCTCGTGGATGTGCCAAGAGTCGCCCAAGACGTCGACGTCACGACGCTGCTGAAGGTGAGCTGCGCCTACCGAGACGCCGCCACAGGTCAGTCGGTGGACGTAGCTGGCGAGGACGCGGTCGTGAAGAGgccggtggaggcggcggaggtggagcccTCGATGGAGGTGGAGCGGGAACGTCTGCgcgtggaggcggcggaggacATCGCGGCCGCGCGCGCCGCGGCGGAACGCGGGGAGCACGCCGAGGCGTCGCAGATACTCCGTCACCGGGGCATGGCACTGGGCGCGACCGGCGACGCCATGTGCGCCGAGCTCGCGATGGAGCTGGGCGAGCTGAGCGAGCGCGTGGGGGACCCGACGAGGTACCACACGTCAGGCGGCCGCGCGTCCCTGCTGTCTGGCATGAGCTCGCATTGGCAGCAGCGCACGACCACCTCTGGGAACTATGGCAAGGGTCTGGGGGGTGGAGGGTACTCGACTCCGGCAATGCGTAAAATGTTAGGCATGTCGGTGAAGGCTCGTCAGAAGcagcagcaccaacagttcttCACGTCAAcgacgccgccgcccccgtcTCTCGCCATGAACTTGTTGAGGAAATGCCACCGCTTTCTACGTCTCAAGTGA